DNA sequence from the Streptomyces tsukubensis genome:
CCGTAGCTCCCCCTACTCCGTACCGCCTTCCCTCCTGCCCCTCACGTCCCCCGCGCCCGCCTGATTGCCTCTCGTACACAGCGGGAACACGCTTCACGTGACCCTACGCATCGAGGACTACGCCCTCATCGGCGATCTCCAGACGGCGGCCCTCGTCGGCACCGACGGCTCCGTGGACTGGCTCTGTCTGCCCCGCTTCGACTCCGGCGCCTGCTTCGCCGCCCTGCTCGGGGACAAGGAGAACGGTCACTGGCGGATCGCCCCCAAGGGCTCCGAGCGCTGCACCTCCCGCCGCTACCTCGGTGATTCCCTCGTCCTCGAAACCCGCTGGGAGACCCGTACCGGCACGGTGAAGGTCATCGACTTCATGCCGCAGCGGGACATCACCCCCGATGTCATGCGGATCGTGGAGGGCGTCAGCGGCACCGTCGAACTGGAATCCGTACTGCGGCTCCGCTTCGACCACGGTTCGATCGTGCCGTGGATGCGCCGCTCCGGCAGCCATCGGGTGGCCGTCGCAGGCCCCGACTCGGTGTGGCTGCGCAGCGAGCCCCCGGTCCGGACCTGGGGCCACCAGTTCAGCACGGTGTCGTCGTTCTCCGTCGAAGAGGGCGAACGGGTGGCGTTCGTCCTGAGCTGGCACCCCTCCCACGAACAGCGGCCCGATCTCATCGACCCCCACGAGGCGCTCCGGTGCAGCCTCGGGGACTGGGCCCAGTGGTCGGACTCCTGCCGGTCCGGGGGCCGCTACCGGGAGGCGGTGGTCCGTTCGCTGATCACCCTGAAGGCCCTCACCTACGCCCCCACCGGCGGGATCGTCGCCGCGCCCACCACCTCCCTGCCGGAGGAGATCGGCGGCGTACGGAACTGGGACTACCGCTACTGCTGGCTGCGGGACTCCACCCTCACCCTCGGGGCCCTGCTCGCCGCCGGCTACCAGGAGGAGGCGGCGGCCTGGCGCGACTGGCTGCTGAGGGCCGTCGCCGGGGACCCCGCCGACCTCCAGATCATGTACGGCCTCGCCGGGGAGCGGCGGCTGCCCGAGACCGAGCTGACCTGGCTGGGCGGATACGCCGGCTCCGCTCCCGTACGGACCGGGAACGCGGCCGTCGACCAGCTTCAGCTGGACGT
Encoded proteins:
- a CDS encoding glycoside hydrolase family 15 protein — its product is MTLRIEDYALIGDLQTAALVGTDGSVDWLCLPRFDSGACFAALLGDKENGHWRIAPKGSERCTSRRYLGDSLVLETRWETRTGTVKVIDFMPQRDITPDVMRIVEGVSGTVELESVLRLRFDHGSIVPWMRRSGSHRVAVAGPDSVWLRSEPPVRTWGHQFSTVSSFSVEEGERVAFVLSWHPSHEQRPDLIDPHEALRCSLGDWAQWSDSCRSGGRYREAVVRSLITLKALTYAPTGGIVAAPTTSLPEEIGGVRNWDYRYCWLRDSTLTLGALLAAGYQEEAAAWRDWLLRAVAGDPADLQIMYGLAGERRLPETELTWLGGYAGSAPVRTGNAAVDQLQLDVYGEVMDSLFLAAQQGIPGERHTWFIQLSLLGFLESKWREPDEGLWEIRGPRQHFVHSKVMAWVAADRAVRTLEADPSLRGDIGRWRAMRDEVHQEVCAKGYDPVRNTFTQYYGSQALDAATLLIPRVGFLPPDDPRVVGTVDAVRAELGAHGGLVRRYSTEGASVDGLPGREGAFLACSFWLADALRMTGRVREARELFEYLLTLRNDVGLLAEEYDPVARRQLGNFPQAFSHIALVTTALALQDVEGEK